In Canis lupus familiaris isolate Mischka breed German Shepherd chromosome 9, alternate assembly UU_Cfam_GSD_1.0, whole genome shotgun sequence, a single window of DNA contains:
- the LOC102156380 gene encoding ragulator complex protein LAMTOR5-like, translating to MEATLEQHLEDTMKNPSIVGVLCTDSQGLNLGCRGTLSDEHAGVISVLAQQAAKLTSDPPDIPVVCLESDNGNIMIQKHDGITVAVHKMAS from the coding sequence ATGGAGGCCACCCTGGAGCAGCACCTGGAGGACACCATGAAGAACCCCTCCATCGTGGGCGTCCTGTGCACGGACTCGCAAGGACTGAACCTGGGCTGCCGTGGGACCCTGTCCGATGAGCATGCTGGGGTGATATCTGTTCTAGCCCAGCAAGCAGCGAAGCTGACCTCAGACCCCCCTGATATTCCTGTGGTGTGTCTAGAGTCAGATAATGGGAACATTATGATCCAGAAACATGATGGCATCACGGTGGCAGTGCACAAAATGGCCTCTTGA